Proteins from one Niallia circulans genomic window:
- a CDS encoding CDP-glycerol glycerophosphotransferase family protein yields MSESGYVHKQAHKVIIDNDQLSVKFCFKHELLEAKQTSLVLIQRGSENVIEGSIKQIDINEDFGIYESAISLTENKEEFIKTSTWDLYLLVKDEETDTEKRFRIKSNKAALELNYYMFAEAGTMFYAYTTNKGNVSFRTVQQRIIANIEEAHLTNGSLVHISGYGFNPQIQQPPVEKRLIITNNINEEVFNISLEDNKRSDLQEMYGGSNHHYETIGFEGKIDLSQYLFQSEAIFYRLYLELSYEENGEIVKVLSPRLKFISFNPKYKRQRSRISTVYGKKRVLLKSTAKNNYLSLKVADFNAKQELKSRIKGKLVRIKRSRKAKKLFKLAFKMLGMLPASKKTVIFESFLGKQYSDSPRAIYEYLKENHPEYKLYWSVDKRFIENFENRGINITPRFSVKWLFRMARAQYWVSNSRLPLWIPKPKNTTYLQTWHGTPLKRLAADMDEVHMPGTNTKKYKRNFLKEASNWDYLVSPNAYSSEIFARAFDFDRKMIESGYPRNDALINDNHVDNITAIKEKFALPLDKKIILYAPTWRDDQFYGKGKYKFDLELKLDQLKEELGDDYIVILRMHYLVAENLDLTPYVGFAYDFSNYEDIRELYLISDLLITDYSSVFFDYGNLRRPMIFYVYDIDTYRDKLRGFYFDFEQKAPGPLAKTTDEVIAYIRQAEKEPLNEQFEEFYNTFCYLEDGEASKRVVEEVFLK; encoded by the coding sequence ATGAGTGAATCTGGATATGTTCATAAACAGGCACATAAGGTAATTATTGATAACGATCAATTATCTGTGAAGTTCTGTTTTAAACATGAATTGCTTGAAGCAAAGCAGACAAGCCTTGTACTAATACAAAGAGGCTCTGAAAATGTAATAGAGGGGTCTATCAAGCAAATTGACATAAATGAAGATTTTGGGATTTATGAATCGGCAATCAGCCTTACTGAAAATAAAGAGGAATTCATCAAGACATCTACATGGGACTTGTATTTGCTTGTGAAGGACGAAGAGACGGACACAGAGAAGAGATTTAGAATAAAAAGCAATAAGGCAGCATTGGAGCTTAATTATTATATGTTTGCTGAGGCTGGCACAATGTTTTATGCTTATACAACGAATAAGGGCAATGTTTCCTTCAGAACGGTACAACAGAGAATTATCGCTAACATTGAGGAAGCCCATTTAACAAATGGCAGTCTTGTACATATTTCTGGGTATGGCTTTAATCCGCAGATACAGCAGCCTCCTGTCGAAAAAAGACTGATTATCACAAATAATATTAATGAAGAAGTATTTAATATTTCTCTTGAGGATAACAAAAGAAGTGATTTGCAGGAAATGTACGGTGGAAGCAACCATCATTACGAAACAATTGGGTTCGAAGGTAAAATTGATTTAAGCCAATATCTTTTCCAGTCAGAAGCAATCTTTTACCGCCTCTATCTGGAGCTTTCTTATGAAGAAAACGGGGAAATAGTTAAAGTATTAAGCCCAAGATTGAAGTTTATTTCCTTCAATCCAAAATACAAAAGACAAAGAAGTCGTATTTCAACTGTATATGGAAAGAAAAGAGTGCTGCTTAAATCAACAGCAAAAAATAATTATCTATCCCTAAAAGTGGCGGATTTTAATGCAAAGCAAGAGCTGAAAAGCAGAATTAAAGGCAAGCTTGTGCGCATTAAAAGAAGCCGAAAAGCGAAAAAGCTCTTTAAGCTTGCATTTAAAATGCTCGGCATGCTTCCGGCAAGCAAGAAAACAGTTATATTTGAAAGCTTCTTAGGGAAACAGTATAGTGACAGTCCAAGAGCAATTTATGAATATTTGAAAGAAAATCATCCAGAGTATAAGCTGTACTGGAGTGTTGATAAAAGATTTATTGAAAACTTTGAGAACAGAGGTATCAATATTACGCCAAGATTCTCAGTTAAATGGCTCTTCAGGATGGCTAGGGCACAATACTGGGTCAGCAACAGCCGTTTGCCGTTGTGGATTCCGAAGCCAAAGAACACGACATATTTGCAGACATGGCATGGCACACCGCTAAAACGTCTTGCAGCAGATATGGATGAGGTGCATATGCCTGGCACGAACACGAAAAAGTACAAAAGAAACTTCCTTAAAGAAGCAAGCAACTGGGATTATCTTGTTTCTCCTAATGCGTACTCAAGTGAAATCTTTGCAAGAGCATTTGATTTCGACAGGAAGATGATTGAATCAGGCTATCCGCGTAATGATGCCTTGATTAATGATAACCATGTCGATAACATTACAGCAATTAAAGAAAAGTTTGCGTTACCTCTTGATAAAAAAATCATCCTTTATGCACCGACATGGAGAGATGACCAGTTCTATGGTAAAGGAAAATACAAGTTTGATTTAGAGCTAAAGCTCGACCAGCTAAAAGAAGAGCTTGGCGATGACTATATCGTTATTTTGAGAATGCACTATTTAGTTGCAGAGAATCTAGATCTAACTCCGTATGTTGGTTTTGCTTACGACTTTTCCAACTATGAGGATATTAGAGAGCTATACTTAATATCTGATTTGTTGATTACCGATTATTCTTCCGTATTCTTCGATTACGGTAACTTAAGAAGACCGATGATCTTCTACGTATATGATATAGACACATATCGCGACAAGCTGCGCGGCTTTTACTTTGACTTTGAGCAAAAGGCACCAGGTCCATTGGCAAAAACGACGGATGAAGTTATTGCATATATCCGTCAAGCGGAAAAAGAGCCTCTTAACGAACAATTCGAGGAGTTCTATAATACGTTTTGTTATTTGGAAGATGGGGAAGCATCTAAGAGAGTGGTTGAAGAGGTATTCCTTAAGTAG
- a CDS encoding ABC transporter permease: MVSMFKVLKEQYDNFHLINRLAAYELKSANNNNYLGSLWELLNPAIQIAIYWFVFGFVQGRDPISYEGGGTYNYFPWMLAGITIWFFIYPSITHGSKSIYTRLKMVSRMNFPLSAIPSYVILSKLMPQLLLMLVTIIIFQFMGIPINIYYLQLPYFLVATILFLFSLSLITSTISTIVRDFQMLVQSLMRVLLYITPILWPLGHFGDTFQFVMKLNPFYYLIEGFRYALLGEGWFFIEHGWLTLYFWAVLLVFLFLGSYLHVRFRRHFIDFL, from the coding sequence ATGGTTTCAATGTTTAAAGTGTTAAAAGAACAATATGATAATTTTCATTTGATCAATAGACTGGCTGCATATGAACTGAAAAGCGCCAATAACAATAACTATTTGGGAAGCTTATGGGAGCTGTTGAACCCTGCTATTCAGATTGCGATTTATTGGTTTGTGTTTGGGTTTGTTCAGGGAAGAGACCCTATATCTTATGAAGGTGGAGGAACCTATAATTACTTTCCGTGGATGCTTGCAGGTATCACGATTTGGTTCTTCATTTATCCTTCGATAACACATGGGTCGAAATCGATTTATACAAGGCTGAAGATGGTGTCTCGCATGAACTTCCCGTTGAGTGCGATACCATCGTATGTGATATTGTCGAAGCTAATGCCGCAATTGCTGTTAATGCTTGTGACAATCATTATTTTTCAGTTTATGGGTATTCCTATTAACATATACTATTTGCAGCTTCCATACTTTTTGGTAGCCACAATTCTGTTTTTGTTTTCATTGTCCTTAATCACGTCAACAATTTCAACAATTGTGAGGGACTTTCAAATGCTTGTGCAATCATTAATGAGGGTGCTTCTTTATATCACGCCAATTCTTTGGCCACTAGGACATTTTGGAGATACGTTCCAATTTGTAATGAAGCTTAATCCATTTTATTATTTGATTGAAGGTTTCCGATATGCCCTTTTAGGTGAAGGTTGGTTCTTCATCGAGCATGGCTGGCTGACTCTTTATTTCTGGGCAGTATTGCTTGTCTTCCTATTCCTTGGTTCGTATTTACATGTAAGGTTCAGAAGGCATTTTATTGATTTCTTATAA
- the tagH gene encoding teichoic acids export ABC transporter ATP-binding subunit TagH: MTKSVVVKNLTKRYKLYSSNKEKMMDIFLPKSYGEPFYALRDVSFTAEKGDTIGFVGINGSGKSTLSNIIAGIVPETSGTVEIDGQASLIAVAAGLNNQLTGRENIELKCLMLGFSKEKIKALEPDIIEFAELGKFIDQPVKSYSSGMRSRLGFAISVHTDPDVLIIDEALSVGDKAFGEKCLEKMQEFKERGKTMFFVSHSIGQMKKFCEKAIWLEFGKVKMEGSIKDVIPAYEKFMDDYKKMSNKEKKQYRENAFKDRSEEKEKAHS, encoded by the coding sequence ATGACTAAATCTGTCGTAGTGAAGAACTTGACGAAAAGATATAAACTATACAGCAGCAACAAGGAAAAAATGATGGATATTTTTTTGCCGAAGAGCTATGGTGAGCCTTTTTATGCACTTAGAGATGTCAGCTTTACGGCGGAAAAAGGCGATACAATCGGCTTTGTCGGCATAAATGGTTCAGGTAAATCAACGCTGTCCAATATTATCGCAGGCATCGTTCCAGAAACGAGCGGCACTGTTGAGATAGATGGACAGGCTTCCTTGATTGCTGTTGCAGCAGGGCTTAACAACCAGCTGACAGGCCGGGAAAACATTGAGCTGAAATGCTTGATGCTCGGCTTCAGCAAAGAAAAGATTAAAGCACTTGAGCCAGATATCATTGAGTTTGCTGAATTAGGCAAGTTCATTGATCAGCCTGTTAAATCTTACAGCAGCGGGATGCGTTCCCGTCTTGGCTTTGCGATTTCTGTTCATACAGATCCAGATGTACTTATCATTGATGAAGCATTGTCTGTTGGGGATAAGGCATTCGGTGAAAAGTGTTTAGAGAAGATGCAGGAATTTAAGGAACGCGGCAAAACGATGTTCTTTGTCAGCCATTCTATCGGCCAAATGAAGAAGTTTTGTGAAAAAGCAATTTGGCTGGAATTTGGCAAGGTGAAAATGGAAGGCAGTATTAAGGATGTTATTCCCGCTTACGAAAAATTTATGGACGATTACAAAAAGATGTCTAATAAAGAGAAAAAGCAGTATCGGGAAAATGCCTTTAAAGACAGAAGTGAAGAGAAGGAAAAAGCACATAGTTAA
- a CDS encoding glycosyltransferase family 4 protein has protein sequence MIYIMLITCFFGSIILTPLVKKLAFKLGAVDKPEQRKVHLKIMPRMGGLAIYISFIIGALIINPNKDYHFPILIGSTIIIITGILDDIYNLSAKIKFLTQTLAAAVVVIWGGVQVEFINLPFGGQIEFGFLDIPITILWIVGITNAINLIDGLDGLAAGVSSIALFTITGMAMIMGNGYVIAISSIALASTLGFLFFNFYPAKIFMGDTGALFLGYIIAVMSLLGFKNVTLISFVIPVIILGVPISDTFFAIIRRLINKQPLSAPDKSHLHHCLLNIGFTHRQTVIIIYAMATFFGLVAVIFSQAKVWGAILLIATVLLIIELFVEKIGLVGKNYKPILKFINDIRYAADKER, from the coding sequence ATGATTTATATAATGCTTATTACATGTTTTTTTGGATCCATCATACTTACTCCTTTAGTAAAAAAACTGGCATTTAAACTAGGAGCGGTTGATAAACCAGAACAACGTAAAGTGCATCTGAAAATAATGCCCCGAATGGGCGGTTTAGCAATATATATCAGCTTTATTATCGGAGCTTTAATTATTAACCCTAACAAGGATTATCATTTTCCGATTTTAATCGGGAGCACCATCATCATTATTACAGGCATATTAGATGATATTTATAATTTGTCTGCAAAAATCAAATTCCTGACACAAACATTGGCAGCTGCTGTTGTCGTTATCTGGGGTGGAGTACAGGTTGAATTCATTAACCTGCCATTCGGCGGTCAAATTGAGTTTGGTTTCCTGGATATTCCGATTACCATTCTTTGGATCGTTGGGATTACAAATGCGATTAATTTGATTGATGGTCTTGATGGACTAGCTGCAGGAGTTTCCTCTATCGCCCTGTTCACAATTACTGGTATGGCGATGATTATGGGGAATGGTTATGTTATTGCCATTTCCTCCATTGCTCTTGCGAGTACATTAGGATTCTTATTCTTTAACTTTTATCCGGCGAAGATCTTTATGGGCGATACAGGAGCATTATTCCTTGGTTATATTATTGCTGTGATGTCCTTGCTGGGCTTCAAAAACGTAACATTAATCTCATTCGTTATTCCAGTGATAATCCTGGGTGTGCCGATTTCTGACACATTTTTTGCGATAATACGCAGGCTTATTAATAAGCAGCCATTATCTGCTCCAGATAAATCACATTTACATCATTGTCTGCTCAATATTGGCTTTACACATAGACAAACAGTCATCATTATTTATGCAATGGCAACATTCTTTGGATTGGTGGCAGTCATTTTCTCGCAAGCGAAGGTGTGGGGAGCGATTCTCCTTATCGCTACAGTACTGCTGATTATTGAGTTGTTTGTTGAAAAGATAGGACTTGTCGGCAAGAACTATAAACCTATCCTAAAATTCATTAACGACATTCGATATGCAGCAGATAAAGAGCGTTAA
- a CDS encoding LCP family protein, producing MASNRESYVNYNKKKRKRKKILTFILVPLLVIVASGIGYGAFLYTKAKSVADDSYQPIDRDSSLRSSAVDPDIDDISILFIGVDDSEKRSSSSGTTRSRSDALMLATLNEKEKSVKLLSIPRDSYVYIPERGYSDKITHAHYFGGVSSTIDTVENLLDVPVDYYVKMNFDAFMDVVNALDGIEVDVPVTFTEQNSKDQKGSNAIHLEEGLQTLNGEQALALARTRKIDNDIERGKRQQLIMKAVMNKAVSAQAITKYSKLMEAVGDNMTTDLSFSNIQSLLAYATAENGLQVESLTLQGSDGNVDGKYIYQLDQTALEETKAILQEHLGITDELSDTNTTDTDTTTDTTGTTGTSSESTTDSSTGTTDSTGTTTDSTYSESTSTTN from the coding sequence ATGGCATCGAATAGAGAATCTTATGTTAATTATAATAAAAAGAAACGAAAAAGGAAAAAAATCCTGACATTTATCCTTGTGCCGCTGCTTGTCATTGTTGCAAGCGGAATAGGCTACGGGGCATTCCTTTATACAAAGGCTAAATCGGTTGCAGATGACTCATATCAGCCAATCGATAGGGATTCCTCCCTACGCAGTTCAGCGGTAGATCCAGACATTGATGATATATCGATCTTATTTATCGGAGTGGATGACAGTGAAAAACGCTCCTCCTCTTCTGGCACAACAAGATCCCGCTCGGATGCACTAATGCTTGCAACATTAAATGAAAAGGAAAAATCAGTTAAGCTGCTAAGCATACCGCGTGATTCCTATGTGTACATCCCTGAACGAGGCTATAGTGATAAAATCACTCATGCCCATTATTTCGGTGGTGTGAGCTCAACAATTGATACAGTGGAAAACCTGTTGGACGTACCTGTCGATTACTATGTAAAAATGAACTTTGATGCCTTCATGGATGTTGTTAACGCACTTGACGGAATTGAAGTAGATGTTCCGGTTACATTCACAGAGCAAAACTCGAAGGACCAAAAAGGCTCTAATGCGATTCATTTAGAAGAAGGCTTGCAAACACTTAATGGCGAGCAGGCTCTAGCCCTTGCAAGAACAAGAAAAATTGATAATGACATTGAACGCGGTAAACGTCAGCAATTGATTATGAAGGCTGTTATGAACAAAGCAGTATCTGCTCAAGCGATTACGAAATATTCGAAGCTGATGGAGGCTGTCGGCGATAATATGACAACAGACCTTTCTTTCAGCAACATACAATCACTTCTTGCATACGCAACTGCTGAAAACGGATTGCAGGTGGAAAGCCTGACATTACAAGGCAGTGATGGCAATGTGGACGGTAAGTATATTTACCAATTAGATCAAACAGCATTAGAAGAAACGAAAGCAATCCTACAGGAGCATCTTGGAATTACTGATGAGCTTTCTGATACGAACACTACAGATACTGATACAACAACTGATACAACTGGCACTACTGGCACTTCTTCTGAAAGCACAACAGACAGCAGCACAGGTACAACAGATAGTACAGGTACAACTACAGATTCGACTTATTCTGAGTCGACAAGTACAACTAATTAA
- a CDS encoding YigZ family protein has translation MLPCYHTVKGYGEHEIIIQKSRFIAHVCTATSEEEAQAFIIDIKKKHKDATHNCSAYLIGENDQIQKANDDGEPSGTAGVPILEVLKKRKLKDTVVVVTRYFGGIKLGAGGLIRAYGKSASECITATGVVERTLMTIIGVTIDYTFLGKIENELRTSPYQLKEIHYLESVEIDVYVETEKIQTYKNWMTELTNGQGILKEKEAVYLETLI, from the coding sequence ATGCTTCCTTGCTACCATACTGTAAAAGGTTATGGAGAACATGAGATCATCATACAGAAATCGCGTTTCATCGCACATGTTTGCACTGCAACTAGTGAAGAAGAAGCACAAGCGTTTATTATAGATATTAAAAAGAAGCATAAAGATGCAACTCATAACTGTTCAGCATACTTAATTGGCGAAAATGATCAAATCCAAAAAGCAAATGACGATGGAGAGCCAAGCGGAACAGCAGGTGTTCCAATCTTGGAAGTGCTGAAGAAAAGAAAACTGAAAGATACAGTGGTTGTCGTTACTCGCTATTTCGGGGGAATTAAGCTGGGAGCAGGCGGCCTTATCCGTGCTTACGGAAAATCGGCCTCAGAGTGTATAACTGCGACAGGAGTCGTGGAAAGAACACTGATGACAATTATTGGCGTTACCATTGACTATACATTCCTCGGTAAAATAGAGAATGAGCTAAGAACCTCCCCTTATCAATTAAAAGAAATCCATTATCTGGAGTCTGTTGAGATTGATGTATATGTTGAAACCGAAAAAATCCAAACCTACAAGAATTGGATGACAGAATTAACGAATGGTCAAGGCATACTAAAAGAAAAAGAAGCCGTTTATTTAGAAACACTTATATGA
- a CDS encoding sensor histidine kinase, which produces MIIRKFDTKTLDFILEKMVETVSSSKDEIFRIGEQCRKDYEKLTEELKEIRNLVLQTIEEGDKLEAQSRFARKRLSEVSKHFNEYSEVEVREAYEKAHSLQMDLSMNRHLEKQYRDRRDDIERRLIGLDETIERADHLVTQITVVMKYLISDLKQVGEALEDAKQKQDFGLKIIGAQEEERKRLSREIHDGPAQMMANVMMRSDLIERIYKEHGAQEAFEEIKNLKLMVRSALYEVRRIIYDLRPMALDDLGLVPTLKKYLKTTEEYYQTASIGFTTIGKDFRLPNKYEVALFRLIQESVQNALKHAEAKTILVKIEMRRDQVIVVIKDDGKGFDKSVKKQESFGLIGMRERVELLEGELSIDSKIGSGTLVMINVPVKN; this is translated from the coding sequence ATGATAATAAGGAAATTTGATACAAAAACACTAGATTTCATTTTAGAAAAAATGGTCGAGACAGTCAGCTCCAGTAAGGATGAAATATTTCGCATTGGAGAACAGTGTCGAAAGGATTATGAAAAGCTGACCGAAGAGCTGAAGGAAATAAGGAATCTAGTCCTTCAAACAATTGAAGAGGGAGATAAGCTTGAAGCACAATCCCGCTTTGCAAGAAAACGCCTGTCAGAGGTGAGTAAGCATTTCAACGAGTACTCCGAGGTAGAAGTGCGTGAAGCATATGAAAAAGCGCATAGCCTGCAGATGGACTTAAGCATGAACCGACATCTGGAAAAGCAATATCGAGATAGACGTGATGATATTGAAAGAAGGCTGATCGGTTTGGATGAGACGATTGAGCGGGCAGACCATCTTGTTACACAGATCACAGTCGTAATGAAATATTTGATCAGTGATTTGAAGCAGGTCGGAGAAGCACTTGAGGATGCGAAGCAAAAGCAGGATTTCGGCTTGAAAATAATCGGGGCCCAAGAGGAAGAGCGAAAAAGACTTTCACGGGAAATTCATGATGGACCTGCCCAGATGATGGCGAATGTCATGATGCGCTCCGATTTAATAGAAAGAATATATAAGGAGCATGGCGCACAGGAAGCATTTGAAGAGATTAAAAATCTTAAGCTAATGGTTCGCAGCGCGCTTTATGAAGTGAGAAGAATCATCTACGATCTTCGCCCGATGGCACTCGATGATTTAGGCCTTGTGCCAACATTAAAAAAATACTTAAAAACGACTGAAGAGTATTATCAAACGGCAAGTATCGGTTTTACGACAATAGGCAAGGACTTCAGACTGCCAAACAAATATGAGGTAGCGCTGTTCCGGCTTATTCAGGAATCAGTTCAAAATGCATTAAAGCATGCAGAAGCCAAGACGATCCTCGTAAAAATAGAGATGAGGCGCGATCAAGTTATTGTTGTCATCAAAGATGATGGTAAAGGCTTTGACAAGAGTGTTAAAAAGCAGGAATCCTTTGGTTTAATAGGGATGAGAGAAAGAGTAGAATTGCTCGAAGGGGAATTATCAATTGATTCAAAAATTGGATCAGGGACGCTCGTCATGATTAATGTTCCAGTTAAAAATTAA
- a CDS encoding response regulator: MATTKIVIIDDHQLFREGVKRILDFESSFEVVAEGDDGSQAIQLVEQYEPDVTIMDINMPTTNGVEATRQLLEKFPDTKVIILSIHDDENYVTHALKTGASGYLLKEMDADALVEAVKVVADGGSYLHPKVTHNLVNEYRRLALEETGGGDHYVQTVEIRRPLHLLTRRECEVLQLLADGKSNRGIGEALFISEKTVKNHVSNILQKMNVNDRTQAVVVAIKNGWVEVR; encoded by the coding sequence TTGGCTACAACGAAAATAGTTATTATAGATGATCATCAATTGTTCAGGGAAGGTGTTAAGCGAATCCTGGATTTTGAATCAAGCTTTGAGGTTGTCGCAGAAGGTGATGATGGTTCACAAGCTATCCAATTGGTAGAGCAATATGAGCCGGATGTAACAATCATGGATATTAATATGCCGACAACAAATGGTGTGGAGGCAACAAGACAATTGCTGGAGAAATTCCCAGATACAAAGGTTATTATCCTGTCGATTCATGATGATGAAAACTATGTGACACATGCATTGAAAACTGGTGCAAGCGGCTATCTGTTGAAAGAAATGGATGCAGATGCACTTGTAGAAGCAGTGAAAGTGGTTGCTGATGGCGGATCTTATCTTCATCCGAAAGTAACTCATAACCTTGTTAATGAATACCGCAGATTAGCATTGGAAGAGACAGGCGGCGGAGATCATTATGTACAAACAGTTGAAATAAGAAGACCGCTTCATCTTCTGACACGTCGTGAGTGCGAAGTGCTGCAGCTTCTTGCAGATGGAAAAAGCAACAGAGGTATTGGAGAAGCCTTGTTCATAAGTGAAAAAACAGTTAAGAACCATGTCAGCAATATTTTGCAAAAAATGAACGTTAATGACCGTACTCAAGCAGTTGTTGTGGCAATCAAAAACGGTTGGGTAGAAGTACGATAA
- the sda gene encoding sporulation histidine kinase inhibitor Sda has protein sequence MSGVCILSNAELIKAYHLAVSLKLEEEFISMLFEEVNRRELTV, from the coding sequence ATGAGCGGAGTTTGTATTCTTTCAAACGCTGAACTGATAAAAGCATATCACCTGGCGGTATCTTTAAAGTTGGAGGAAGAATTTATTTCCATGCTATTTGAAGAAGTAAATCGTCGGGAGCTGACTGTTTAA
- a CDS encoding DegV family protein: MKTAIVTDSTAYITKEVRDKYDIHMIPLTVVFDNEIYEEEVDLQAGQFYEEVKSKALPTTSQPSIGKFAELFEQLSKEYDEVISIHLSSGISGTYQGAITAGNMVDNINVFAFDTEISCMVQGFYAIEAAKLANSGKKAAEIMPVLEELKKTSHAYFMVDDLAHLQRGGRLSSAQALIGSLLQVKPLLHFADKVIVPFEKIRTRKKAMKRIVDLLAEATNGEDYQAVIIHANREEEAIEWKAELAERFPNIEFSISYFGAVIGTHLGEGSMGLGWIKKI; the protein is encoded by the coding sequence ATGAAAACAGCTATTGTAACAGATAGTACTGCTTATATAACGAAAGAAGTAAGAGATAAATATGATATACATATGATTCCGTTGACAGTTGTTTTTGACAACGAAATTTATGAAGAGGAGGTAGACCTGCAAGCAGGTCAATTCTATGAAGAAGTGAAGTCAAAAGCACTTCCGACTACCTCTCAGCCGTCAATCGGAAAATTTGCTGAACTGTTCGAGCAGCTTTCAAAGGAATATGATGAAGTAATTAGCATTCATCTATCAAGCGGTATTAGCGGAACATACCAGGGAGCAATTACTGCTGGCAATATGGTTGATAATATTAACGTATTTGCTTTTGATACAGAAATAAGCTGCATGGTCCAAGGGTTTTATGCTATAGAAGCAGCTAAGCTTGCCAACTCGGGCAAAAAGGCAGCAGAAATTATGCCTGTTTTGGAAGAGCTGAAAAAGACAAGCCATGCCTACTTCATGGTAGATGATTTAGCCCATTTGCAGCGGGGAGGACGCTTGTCCAGTGCACAAGCATTAATCGGCAGCCTGCTGCAGGTTAAACCACTTTTACACTTCGCTGATAAGGTAATTGTTCCGTTTGAAAAAATTAGAACAAGAAAAAAAGCGATGAAACGAATTGTTGATTTGCTTGCAGAAGCAACAAACGGAGAAGACTACCAAGCAGTAATTATTCATGCGAACAGAGAAGAAGAAGCAATCGAATGGAAAGCCGAGCTTGCTGAAAGATTTCCTAATATCGAATTTTCTATCAGCTACTTTGGCGCTGTCATCGGTACTCATCTTGGTGAGGGTTCGATGGGGCTTGGCTGGATAAAAAAAATCTAA